Genomic DNA from Mus musculus strain C57BL/6J chromosome 11, GRCm38.p6 C57BL/6J:
aagaggataCTAGATCCCATGAAGCTAGGGccataggcagttgtaagccacccgatctaggtgctgagaaccaaactcaggtcttttctAACCTAAGCacatcttaaccgctgagccatctctcctgccccatggTAATGGCTTGTTTACAAGGGATTCAAATATAAAGCACAGTACATAAAAAGACCTAAAGGTCTTTTGCCCTTCTGGGGAGATCTTACAGCCTAACCTAACATCTGAGCACCAAAAGAAGGTCAGTGAATGTTCATCAGACTGTGAGTGTCAAAGAGGATAGACAGACCAGTGAATGCTCATTATCATAGAGGTCAGACAGGCAGGTGATGTCACCATGTGCTGCAGGAGGCAGGGGTAAATCATTATCCATTCATGGGAGGCAGGACCACCCCACCCCTCAGAGTCCACGGAAAACATAAGCAATGCTGAAATGGGGTACCAAGGACATGGGGTGTGTAGTCCAGACTCTCATATTTTACTTAGTTCCTAAATGATAGAGGCAGATTTAACAGGAAAAGGTAAAGAAGAAATCTGAGGGGAGGTTTACATAAAAACATCTGTATATATCTAGCAAGAAATGGCTAGTTGGTGGACCTGGGAATCCTCTCATGTAACAAAGGCCCaaaggcagtggctctcaacctgtgagtcttgACCTCTTTGGGGGtttcatatcagatatcctgtatatcagatacttACTTTTCAACAaaacagttttatggttggggggtctgCACATCATGAGGGATTGTATTAAAGAGTCACtggattaggaaggttgagagccactgctcaaAAGTATGATGAGGAGTGCTGCTGGTGACATTGGGTTTAGGTGATAGCCACAGGTACAGTTGTGTGTACCACACAGGAAGAGCAGCATACATGTGAACCTTGAGTATGTATATAGGAGACCCAACCTTAAATCCATACTAGAGTTTGGAGACTTAACTTGGATGTCAGTTCTTCTTAGGACATGGGCACTGGCCATGTGCATTCCAATTACTGGGAAGCTCAAATTTTGGGCTCTGCCTTTCCCCCAAGATTCTGAGCCAGTAATGATTGTGTGGGCCCCTGGAAGTTCCAGTTTTATGAAGTACCCCTACCACAGAAAATATGCTCTGAATCAAGAGAGGATGGGAAAAAAGGGATAGGTTTTAGGTAAGACTTAATTTAATTTGATGTAGTAACTGCTATTTTCACTCATGCAAAGGATGGGACAGGGTGAGAACATTAAAAATCTGCTCTACTACATTTATGCTTGCTTTGTTGATCACATTTATTCAGTTGTAATTGTGAACTCGGGCATTCACCAGGATCTAATGAAATAACAGTTAGCAGTGTATAGCACATGAAGGATTtgagcaacatttaattggtactGTCCCAGACCTGTGACCTAAAGTTTGGTTCTATAGATTTATGTCAaaatattctcattcaaacataGTGCTgagaaacttttatatttatacatcTGTCTAGGCCTGTTAACTATggctgtctgttgcaaagaggtACTCATGCCCCTGCATGCGGCTCTCAGGAGAGGGACCATGTCAGTTGTTAATGTAACCTGCATCATAAGAGGGATGCTTACTGAGGCTGAACATCCTTGTCTAAAACAAATTCCATTTGACCCAGCTCTTAGGATGACCTCTGGCTACCACCAAGAGGTGGGGGTATTTGGCATGTGTAGCCATTATGCAAAAAATTTCCAGAAGCAGGTGAATGCAACTTTAGTATTAAAAGACTTCTCTCCCTTTAGTATTAAAAGACTCAGCACTGCCCACTATGGTGGTTACTCTGCTTTCTTGGCTTTGGAAAACTCAAGCTCAGATGCAAATAGAAAGGCACCATCACGTTAATCCGAACACGATAACAAAGCTTAGCGAGACGTTGTCTGAGAATTTTGCTCAGTGTGACTTGAATCTAGAAGCAAGAGAAAATGCTTCTACTTGGAGGATATGGGACAAGTGTCagaaagaaaatgctttcttAACTTTAAAGGGGGAAATATCTATATTTTGATTGAAATTTAAGATATAAGCCAGGTGAtagcagcacacacctgtaattctagcactcgggaggcagaggccggcaaatctttttgagttcaaagccagcttggactacagagtaaattccaggacagccagggctatacagagaaaccctgtcttgaaaaaaacaaaacaacaacaaacaaacaaacaaacaaacaagaaagaaaataaatttagggTATAAAAATCCCAATTTGCTGATGatgtttttaatattcattctatATTAAAGACAGGTAACATGCCTATATTTACTGAGGTGAAtagattattttaatttctaggccatttaaattatttatagtgaaagaccccaccatcaggcttagcaagctagctgcagtaacgccattttgcaaggcatgaaaaagtaccagagctgagttctcaaaagttacaagaaagttcagttaaagattaacagttaaagattaaggctgaataatactgggacaggggccaaatatcggtggtcaagcacctgggccccggctcagggccaagaacagatggctctcagacgtcagtgttagcagaactagcttcactgatttagaaaaatagaggtgcacagtgctctggccactccttgaacctgtgtgtccgccaatgttctgaccaggtgtgtgcccattgttgaaccttcattagaccctttcctcgtacccctcccatacccatttcttgaaaatagacattgtttagaactaaaaagtcccacctcagtttccccaaatgaccgagaaataccccaagccttattcgaactaaccaaccagctcgcttctcgcttctgtaaccgcgctttttgctccccagccccagccctataaaaagggtaaaaactccacactcggcgcgccagtcctccgatagactgcgtcgcccgggtacccgtgttctcaataaagcctcttgctgtttgcatccgaatcgtggtctcgctggtccttgagagggtctcctcagattgattgactacccacctcgggggtctttcatttggaggttccaccgagatttggagacccctgcccagggaccaccgaccccccgccgggaggtaagctggccagcggtcgtttcgtgtctgtctctgtcttcgtgcgtgtttgtgccggcatccaatgtttgcgcctgcgtctgtactagttagctaactagatctgtatctggcggttccgcggaagaactgacgagttcgtattcccggccgcagcccctgggagacgtcccagcggcctcgggggcccgttttgtggcccattctgtatcagttaacctacccgagtcggactttttggagctccgccactgtacgtggctttgttgggggacgagagacagagacacttcccgcccccgtctgaatttttgctttcggttttaCGCCGAAGCCGCGCCGCGcgtctgatttgtttgttgttcttttgttcttcgttagttttcttctgtctttaagtgttttcgagatcatgggacagaccgtaactacccctctgagtttaaccttgcagcactggggagatgtccaGCGCATTGCATCCAACCAGTCTGTGGATGTCAGGAAGAGGCGCTGGATTACCTTCTGTTCCGCTGAATGGCCAACTTTCAATGTGGGATGGCCTCAGGATGGTACTTTCAATTTAAGTATTATCTCTCAGGTTAAGTCTAGAGTGTTTTGTCCTGGTCCCCACGGACACCCGGATCAGGTCCCATATATCGTCACCTGGGAGGCACTTGCCTATGACCCCCCTCCGTGGGTCAAACCGTTTGTGTCTCCTAAACTTCCTCCCTTGCCGACAGCTCCCGTCCTCCCGCCCGGTCCTTCTGCGCAACCTCCGTCCcgatctgccctttaccctgcccttaccccctctataaagtccaaacctcctaagccccaggttctccctgatagcggcggacccctcattgaccttctcacagaggaccccccgccgtacagagcacaaccctcctcctctgccaggGAGAACGACGAAGAAGAGGCGGCCACCACCTCCGAGgtttcccccccttctcccatggtgtctcgactgcggggaaggagagaccctcccgCAGTGGACTCCACCACCTCCCAGGCATTTCCACTCCGCATGGGGGGAGATGGCCAGCTTCAGTATTGGCCGTTTTCCTCTTCGgatttatacaattggaaaaataataacccttccttttctgaagatccaggtaaattgacggccttgattgagtccgtcctcatcacccaccagcccacctgggacgactgtcagcagttgttggggaccctgctgaccggagaagaaaagcagcgggtgctcctagaggctagaaaggcagtccgGGGCAATGATGGACGCCCCACTCAGTTGCCTAATGAAGTCAATGCTGCTTTTCCCCTTGAACGCCCCGGTTGGGATTACACCACTACAGAAGGTAGGAACCACCTAGTCCTCTATCGCCAGTTGCTCTTAGCGGGTCTCCAGAACGCGGGCAGAagtcccaccaatttggccaaggtaaaagggataacccagggacctaatgagtctccctcagcctttttagagagactcaaagaggcctatcgcaggtacactccttatgaccctgaggacccagggcaagaaaccaatgtgtctatgtcattcatctggcagtctgccccggatatcgggcgaaagttagagcggttagaagatttaaagagcaagaccttaggagacttagtgagggaagctgaaaagatctttaataagcgagaaaccccggaagaaagagaggaacgtatcaagagagaaacagaggaaaaagaagaacgccgtagggcagaggatgagcagagagagaaagaaagggaccgcagaagacatagagagatgagcaagctcttggccactgtagttattggtcagagacaggatagacaggggggagagcggaggaggccccaacttgataaggaccaatgcgcctactgcaaagaaaagggacactgggctaaggactgcccaaagaagccacgagggccccgaggactgaggccccagacctccctcctaaccttaggtgactagggaggtcagggtcaggagccccccccgaacccaggataaccctcaaagtcggggggcaacccgtcaccttcctggtagatactggggcccaacactccgtgctgacccaaaatcctggacccctaagtgacaaggctgcctgggtccaaggggctactggaggaaagcggtatcgctggaccacggatcgcaaagtacatctagctaccggtaaggtcacccactctttcctccatgtaccagactgcccctatcctctgctaggaagagacttgctgactaaactaaaagcccaaatccacttcgagggatcaggagctcaggttATGGGACCAATGGGACTGCCCCTGCAAGTGCTGACCCTAAACATAGAAGATGAGtatcggctacatgagacctcaaaagagccggatgtttctctagggtccacctggctttctgattttccccaggTCTGGGCGGAAACCGGAGGCATGGGACTGGCAGTTCGCCAAGCTCCTCTGATCATACCTCTGAAGGCAACCTCTACCCCCGTGTccataaaacaataccccatgtcacaagaagccagactggggatcaagccccacatacagagactgttggaccagggaatactggtaccctgccagtccccctggaacacgcccctgctacccgttaagaaaccagggactaatgattataggcctgtccaggatctgagagaagtcaacaagcgggtggaagacatccaccccaccgtgcccaacccttacaacctcttgagcgggctcccaccgtcccaccagtggtacactgtgcttgatttaaaggatgcctttttctgcctgagactccaccccaccagtcagcctctcttcgcctttgagtggagagatccagagatgggaatctcaggacaattgacctggaccagactcccacagggtttcaaaaacagtcccaccctgtttgatgaggcactgcacagagacctagcagacttccggatccagcacccagacttgatcctgctacagtaCGTGGATGACTTACTGCTGGCCGCCACTTCTGAGCTCGACTGCCAACAAGGTACTCGGGCCCTGTTACAAACCCTAGGGAACCTCGGGTATCGGGCCTCGGCCAAGAAAGCCCAAATTTGCCAGAAACAGGTCAAGTATCTGGGGTATCTTCTAAAAGAGggtcagagatggctgactgaggccagaaaagagactgtgatggggcagcctactccgaagacccctcgacaactaagggagttcctagggacggcaggcttctgtcgcctctggatccctgggtttgcagaaatggcagcccccttgtaccctctcaccaaaacggggactctgtttaattggggcccagaccagcaaaaggcctatcaagaaatcaaacaggctcttctaactgccccagccctgggattgccagatttgactaagccctttgaactctttgttgacgagaagcagggctacgccaaaggcgtcctaacgcaaaaactgggaccttggcgtcggccggtggcctacctgtccaaaaagctagacccagtggcAGCTGGGTGGCCCCCTTGCCTACGGATGGTAGCAGCCATTGCCGTTCTGACAAAAGATGCAGGCAAGCTAACCATGGGACAGCCGCTAGTCATCCTGGCCCCCCATGCAGTAGAGGCACTAGTCAAGCAACCCCCTGACCGCTGGCTATCCAACGCCCGCATGACCCACTATCAGGCGATGCTCCTAGATACGGACCGGGTCCAGTTCGGACCGGTGGTAGCCCTAAACCCGGCTACGTTGCTCCCCCTACCGGGGAAAGAGCCTCACCATGACTGCCTCGAGATCTTGGCCGAGACACACGGAACCAGACCAGACCTCACGGACCAGCCCCTCCCAGACGCCGACCACACCTGGTATACAGATGgaagcagcttcctgcaagagggACAACGTAGGGCTGGAGCAGCGGTGACCACCGAGACCGAGGTAATCTGGGCCAAGGCGTTGCCAGCCGGGACATCCGCCCAGCGAGCTGAACTAATAGCACTCACCCAGGCCctaaagatggcagaaggtaagaagctaaatgtttatactgatagccgctatgcctttgctaccgcccatgtccatggagaaatatataggagacgtgggttgctcacctcagaaggcaaggagatcaagaacaagggcgaaatcttggccttactgaaagctctctttctgcccaaaagactcagtataattcactgcccaggacatcagaaaggcaatagtgctgaagctaaaggcaaccgaatggcggaccaggcagcccgggaagcagccatggggactgacacaaaggcctcctcacttctcatagagacctcaaccccgtacactccagacttcttccattatactgagacagatataaagaacctacaagagttgggagccacatatgatagagagaaaaaatattgggtcctgcaaGGTAAACCTGTGATGCCTGACCAGTTCACCTTTGAATTATTAGACTTCCTTCACCAGCTCACCCACCTTAGCTATCAGAAGATGAGGGCACTTCTAGACAGGAAAGAAAGCCCCTATTACATGCTAAATAAAGATAAGATCCTCCACGAGGTGGCGGAATCATGCCAAGCCTGTGTCCAAGTAAATGCCAGTAAGACTAAGATCAGGGCCGGAACACGAGTAAGAGGACATCGACCAGGCACCCATTGGGAAATTGACTTTACTGAAGTGAAGCCCGGACTGTATGGGTACAAGTATCTCCTGGTATTCGTGGACACGTTCTCTGGCTGGGTTGAAGCCTTCCCAACCAAACATGAGACTGCCAAAATAGTGACCAAGAAACTTCTggaagaaatatttccaaggttTGGAATGCCCCAAGTGTTGGGGACtgataatgggcctgccttcgtctcccaggtaagtcagtcggtggccaagctactggggattgattggaaactacattgtgcttacagaccccagagttcaggtcaggtagaaagaatgaataggacaatcaaggagactttgaccaaattaacgcttgcaactggcactagagactgggtactcctacttcccttagccctctaccgagcccgcaacactccgggcccccatggactcactccgtatgaaatcctgtatggggcgcccccgccccttgttaatttccatgatcctgaaatgtcaaagtttactaatagcccctctctccaagctcacttacaggccctccaagcagtacaacgagaggcctggaagccactGGCCGCTGCCTATCAGGACCAGCTGGACCAGCCAGTGATACCACACCCCTTCCGTGTCGGCGACACCGTGTGGGTACGCCGGCACCAGACTAAGAACTTGGAACCTCGCTGGAAAGGACCCTACACcgtcctgctgaccacccccaccgctcTCAAAGTAGACGGCATCGCTGCGTGGATCCACGCCGCTCACGTAAAAGCGGCGACAACCCCTCCGGCCGGAACAGCATCAGGACCGACATGGAAGGTCCAGCGTTctcaaaatcccttaaagataagattaacccGTGGGGCCCCCTAATAATCCTGGGGATCTTAATAAGGGCAGGAGTATCAGTACAACATGACAGCCCTCATCAGGTCTTCAATGTTACTTGGAGAGTTACCAACTTAATGACAGGACAAACAGCTAATGCTACCTCCCTCCTGGGGACAATGACCGATGCCTTTCCTAAACTGTACTTTGACTTGTGCGATTTAATAGGGGACGACTGGGATGAGACTGGACTCGGGTGTCGCACTCCCGGGGGAAGAAAAAGGGCAAGAACATTTGACTTCTATGTTTGCCCCGGGCATACTGTACCAACAGGGTGTGGAGGGCCGAGAGAGGGCTACTGTGGCAAA
This window encodes:
- the Gm40814 gene encoding uncharacterized protein Gm40814 isoform X1, which codes for MGPMGLPLQVLTLNIEDEYRLHETSKEPDVSLGSTWLSDFPQVWAETGGMGLAVRQAPLIIPLKATSTPVSIKQYPMSQEARLGIKPHIQRLLDQGILVPCQSPWNTPLLPVKKPGTNDYRPVQDLREVNKRVEDIHPTVPNPYNLLSGLPPSHQWYTVLDLKDAFFCLRLHPTSQPLFAFEWRDPEMGISGQLTWTRLPQGFKNSPTLFDEALHRDLADFRIQHPDLILLQYVDDLLLAATSELDCQQEPHHDCLEILAETHGTRPDLTDQPLPDADHTWYTDGSSFLQEGQRRAGAAVTTETEVIWAKALPAGTSAQRAELIALTQALKMAEGKKLNVYTDSRYAFATAHVHGEIYRRRGLLTSEGKEIKNKGEILALLKALFLPKRLSIIHCPGHQKGNSAEAKGNRMADQAAREAAMGTDTKASSLLIETSTPYTPDFFHYTETDIKNLQELGATYDREKKYWVLQGKPVMPDQFTFELLDFLHQLTHLSYQKMRALLDRKESPYYMLNKDKILHEVAESCQACVQVNASKTKIRAGTRVRGHRPGTHWEIDFTEVKPGLYGYKYLLVFVDTFSGWVEAFPTKHETAKIVTKKLLEEIFPRFGMPQVLGTDNGPAFVSQLTYRPSKQYNERPGSHWPLPIRTSWTSQ